A single region of the Leptolyngbyaceae cyanobacterium genome encodes:
- a CDS encoding adenosine-specific kinase: MELKQVQMEIPEGSNIIIGHSHFIKTVEDLYEIMVGTSPQVKFGIAFSEASGSCLIRVAGNDKLLQEIATKNAADIAAGHTFVILLKEAFPINFLNAIKQCQEVCRIHCATANPVQVIVAETEQGRGILGVVDGFSPKGVETEDDVKARKEFLRKIGYKL; encoded by the coding sequence ATGGAACTCAAACAAGTACAAATGGAAATTCCGGAAGGAAGTAATATCATCATCGGTCACAGCCATTTTATCAAAACAGTTGAAGATTTGTATGAAATCATGGTCGGAACTTCTCCGCAAGTAAAATTTGGCATAGCTTTTTCCGAAGCATCCGGATCGTGTTTAATTCGAGTAGCAGGCAACGATAAATTGCTGCAAGAAATAGCGACTAAGAATGCAGCAGATATTGCCGCTGGACATACATTTGTGATTCTGCTCAAAGAAGCATTTCCAATCAACTTTTTAAACGCGATTAAACAGTGTCAGGAAGTTTGTAGAATTCATTGCGCTACAGCCAATCCGGTACAAGTAATCGTGGCAGAAACCGAACAAGGAAGAGGAATTTTAGGAGTAGTTGATGGTTTTTCACCAAAAGGCGTGGAAACTGAAGATGATGTGAAAGCAAGAAAGGAATTTTTAAGGAAGATTGGTTATAAACTTTAA
- a CDS encoding Uma2 family endonuclease produces the protein MVATPEPKYMSPQEYLEWEEQQPIKYEYINGEVFAMTGGTLPHNSIALNLASNLKSHVRGKGCKVFMADAKVGVSEKGPFHYPDVMVTCDERDRNAKKVIYNPCLIVEVLSPSTESFDRGKKFQQYRQISTLREYILISADQMTVECFRLNDRGIWELHTYMEGEEVYLSSVDFRCAIELLYEDVILESEESENNA, from the coding sequence ATGGTAGCTACTCCTGAACCAAAATACATGAGTCCCCAAGAATATCTAGAGTGGGAAGAACAACAACCGATTAAATACGAATATATCAATGGCGAAGTATTTGCCATGACTGGGGGAACACTTCCCCATAATTCGATCGCCCTTAATTTAGCTTCCAACTTGAAATCTCACGTCAGAGGTAAAGGTTGTAAAGTATTTATGGCAGATGCCAAAGTTGGTGTATCTGAAAAAGGCCCTTTTCACTATCCTGACGTAATGGTAACTTGCGACGAACGAGACAGAAATGCGAAGAAAGTAATTTATAACCCTTGCCTAATTGTAGAAGTACTTTCTCCCAGTACGGAAAGTTTTGATCGAGGTAAAAAATTCCAACAATATCGACAAATTTCCACGCTCAGAGAATACATTTTAATAAGTGCAGATCAAATGACTGTGGAATGTTTCCGATTAAACGATCGAGGAATCTGGGAACTTCATACTTATATGGAAGGAGAGGAAGTTTATTTGAGTAGCGTTGATTTCAGATGTGCGATCGAACTTTTATATGAAGATGTCATTCTAGAATCAGAAGAATCAGAAAATAATGCCTAA
- the gntT gene encoding guanitoxin biosynthesis MATE family efflux transporter GntT, with protein MNSILNSQYDFVPRYFRLALANVLSNIMVPLANLVSVIFLGHLEGIHHLAGVALAGNLLNFLYEIFLFLRMGTTGVTAQAVGRNDREGVLLVLLRNGLMALLLGIAIVLLQYPLGELGFGLLDAAPEVKASGRAYFDAQIWGAPAILLNFVLIAWFLGLEKNGLVVVLSTIGNVGKIALDYLLIIRWGWESTGAGVSYATSQYLCLLVGLIFLCKEIRWQEVRAIAAKIWYPSAIESTLTLNGNIFVSNLIFIFTALTFNYQGAQMGTIIYAQNALLLQICNLSIYLVEGLGFGTETLVGNFQGKGDSQKLVPLAGVSLGTALLVAFSFGGACLFFPNTVFGLLTNHSEITENIDIFVPWLVLVLVCSSLGFMLDGYFLGLAEGNILRNVSLIALFVGFLPADVVAIKFGSNHLLWLAMSLFDGLRMVTLAFQLPKTFVRDIEDNDIFANDIEESDSFSLVREEVRQNI; from the coding sequence ATGAACTCGATTCTCAATAGCCAGTATGACTTTGTACCCCGCTACTTCCGACTAGCTCTAGCTAACGTCCTATCCAATATTATGGTGCCACTGGCGAATTTAGTCAGCGTGATCTTTTTGGGTCATCTGGAAGGAATTCATCACTTAGCTGGAGTGGCGCTAGCTGGAAATCTGCTTAACTTTCTCTACGAAATTTTTTTGTTTTTACGGATGGGTACGACTGGGGTAACGGCTCAAGCGGTGGGGCGAAATGACCGCGAAGGCGTGCTTTTGGTATTACTGCGTAACGGTTTAATGGCGCTGCTACTGGGTATTGCGATCGTACTATTACAGTATCCTTTAGGAGAATTGGGGTTTGGCTTACTAGACGCTGCACCAGAAGTTAAAGCTTCCGGTAGAGCTTATTTCGATGCCCAAATTTGGGGAGCACCTGCCATTTTACTTAATTTTGTCTTAATTGCTTGGTTTCTAGGGCTAGAAAAAAATGGCTTAGTTGTAGTGTTATCTACGATCGGTAATGTTGGTAAAATCGCGCTAGACTACCTGTTAATTATTCGTTGGGGTTGGGAAAGTACGGGGGCGGGAGTATCTTATGCGACGAGTCAATATCTTTGTCTATTAGTAGGATTGATTTTTTTGTGCAAAGAAATTCGCTGGCAAGAGGTACGAGCCATCGCTGCAAAAATTTGGTATCCCTCAGCGATCGAATCAACTTTAACCCTAAATGGCAACATCTTTGTCAGTAATTTAATTTTTATCTTTACCGCTTTAACTTTCAACTATCAGGGAGCGCAGATGGGGACGATTATCTACGCTCAAAATGCTTTACTTTTACAGATATGCAATTTGAGTATTTATTTAGTTGAAGGATTGGGATTTGGTACGGAAACTTTGGTAGGAAATTTTCAAGGTAAAGGAGATTCGCAAAAGTTAGTACCTCTGGCTGGGGTTTCTCTGGGAACGGCTTTGCTAGTAGCGTTTTCTTTTGGCGGAGCGTGTTTGTTTTTTCCCAATACTGTTTTTGGGTTGTTAACTAATCATTCGGAAATTACCGAAAATATTGATATTTTTGTTCCCTGGCTGGTACTCGTTTTAGTATGCAGTTCCCTCGGCTTTATGCTAGATGGGTATTTTTTGGGTTTGGCAGAAGGGAATATCCTCCGCAATGTTAGCTTAATTGCTCTTTTTGTGGGATTTTTACCTGCTGATGTAGTTGCGATTAAGTTTGGTAGTAATCATCTTTTATGGCTGGCGATGTCTTTGTTCGACGGACTTAGAATGGTAACGCTTGCTTTTCAATTGCCGAAAACATTTGTTCGCGATATTGAAGATAATGATATTTTTGCCAACGATATAGAAGAATCTGACAGTTTTAGTTTGGTTAGAGAAGAAGTTCGTCAGAATATATAG